Part of the Desulfatiglans sp. genome, GGCTTGGGGATTGTATAGAGGCATGCAAATATGATGCAATACATGTTACAGATGGCCTTGCCACTGTGGATTATGATAAATGCATTGGCTGCGGCGCATGTGCCCGTGTATGTCCGAGGGGCATTATTACCATTGTGCCATTTAATGAAAACAGCATACCTGTGGTTGCATGCTCTAATAAAGACACAGGCAAGGAATCAAGAGAGGTATGTCAAAAGGCATGTATTGGCTGCAAGGCATGTTCAAAAATCTCTGACATATTCATAGTAGAAGGCACTCTTTCAAGGGCTGATTACAGCTCCTGCAACGCTTCAAAATATGAAGAGACATCTCAGGCAAAAGAAAAATGTCCCACAAAGTGTATAAGGTTTATTGGAAGGATGTAAAAAATAAATTCAGGTCATTTCACGGCTGGACCGTGGGAGCCAGTAAATATAAGTTCAAAATCACCTGTCACCATATCAAGTGAATCATAAATCCTGTGCCCAAGTGTCTTTAACTCATCGGAAGGGGCTACAAGGTCAGGCACCTGTATAACATCCATACCTGCTGCATGGGCTGATTTCACTCCATTTTCAGAATCTTCAAACACAATGCATTCTTTTGGGGCAACATCGAGTTTATAAGCCGCCTTCAGATAGATTTCAGGGTCAGGCTTGCCATTGGTCACATGATCCCCGCCAACAACAAATTTAAAGTAGTCAATAATATGTGTGGATTCCAGGGTCTTTACAGCATCGTGATATCCTGTCGATGTGGCA contains:
- a CDS encoding HAD family phosphatase; translated protein: MNNIMKYKAVIFDMDGLLLDTERIFLDAFINTCAELDQKFDMSLFISIIGTNSVKTKGILTEGFGRGYNHDRFREVWLRNVEEYLSTNFIPLKEGAVNLLEKISSVPMPMAIATSTGYHDAVKTLESTHIIDYFKFVVGGDHVTNGKPDPEIYLKAAYKLDVAPKECIVFEDSENGVKSAHAAGMDVIQVPDLVAPSDELKTLGHRIYDSLDMVTGDFELIFTGSHGPAVK